One genomic window of Cercospora beticola chromosome 5, complete sequence includes the following:
- a CDS encoding uncharacterized protein (BUSCO:EOG09263UAJ) — MATDYTSWSNADLIRRVSELEEQLRSQNTRHTNGHSSRTSPAPPKKKPKKEPKRFDASRYHTRLIALKFAYLGGKYNGFEHHANNTTPLPTIEEELWKAMRKVKLIFPEHKPGQSEEEVCWDGIEYSKCGRTDRGVSAFGQVIGVRVRSARPKKQAAPNEVSAGAESQGADSPMPDAVKEPPPPEKEFDPIRDELPYIQLINRVLPSDIRILAWCPDPGEDFSARFNCKERRYRYFFTNPAFAPLPGSKPIENSKPAEGYLDIEAMNVAAKKYEGLHDFRNLCKVDPSKQITNWERRIFHAGIHEVDPHHNAVSDGASPKLYYFEVRGSAFLWHQVRHLVAVLFLVGQGYEQPSVVDDLLDVQKTPGKPHYEMASDVPLVLWDCIFPDKEQVLNADHAADDSATKSSYQDAMNWVYIGEEAGGREQAKRSTTGVEDGKHGRNGIMDELWGLWRKRKMDEVLAWSLMNVVSAQGQKPVISEVGSRPIEQSARVFDGSAVPRTVGTYIPLAKREQMETPDAVNARYAARKGLMGKPARDVDADE; from the coding sequence ATGGCCACAGATTACACGTCCTGGTCCAATGCAGACCTGATCAGACGTGTCAGCGAGCTGGAGGAACAGTTACGATCGCAGAACACGAGGCATACGAACGGACACTCTTCTCGAACATCACCCGCTCccccgaagaagaagccaaagaaagaACCCAAAAGGTTCGATGCGAGCAGATATCACACGCGCCTGATCGCATTAAAGTTTGCATATCTCGGTGGAAAGTACAATGGCTTCGAGCATCATGCGAACAATACGACGCCTCTACCAACGATTGAAGAAGAGCTGTGGAAAGCAATGCGAAAGGTGAAGCTCATCTTCCCTGAGCATAAACCTGGGCaaagtgaagaagaggtcTGTTGGGACGGCATTGAATACAGCAAATGCGGCAGGACAGATCGTGGCGTGAGCGCGTTTGGACAAGTTATAGGCGTACGAGTTCGCAGTGCGAGGCCGAAAAAGCAAGCAGCGCCCAACGAAGTGAGCGCTGGCGCAGAGAGTCAAGGCGCTGACAGTCCTATGCCAGATGCTGTTAAGGAGCCTCCGCCACCAGAAAAAGAGTTTGATCCTATACGAGACGAGCTCCCCTACATCCAGCTCATCAACCGTGTCCTGCCCTCCGACATTCGTATCCTTGCATGGTGTCCCGACCCTGGCGAAGATTTCTCCGCTCGCTTCAACTGCAAAGAGCGAAGGTATCGTTACTTTTTCACGAACCCAGCTTTTGCACCACTGCCTGGCAGCAAGCCAATCGAGAATAGTAAACCTGCAGAGGGATATCTTGACATCGAGGCAATGAATGTTGCAGCGAAGAAGTATGAAGGATTGCACGACTTCCGCAATTTGTGTAAAGTCGATCCCAGCAAACAGATCACGAACTGGGAGCGCAGAATATTCCATGCTGGTATACATGAAGTGGACCCGCACCACAATGCGGTAAGTGATGGCGCATCGCCAAAGCTTTACTACTTCGAAGTCCGTGGCAGTGCATTTCTATGGCACCAGGTCCGCCATCTCGTTGCCGTGCTGTTCCTTGTCGGTCAAGGCTATGAACAACCTAGCGTCGTGGATGATTTGCTTGATGTTCAGAAGACACCAGGCAAGCCGCATTATGAGATGGCGAGTGACGTTCCACTCGTGCTCTGGGATTGCATATTTCCCGACAAAGAGCAAGTTCTGAATGCCGATCACGCTGCGGATGATAGCGCAACGAAGTCCAGCTACCAGGACGCCATGAACTGGGTGTACATCggtgaagaagctggcggcCGAGAGCAGGCCAAGCGGTCAACCACTGGTGTTGAAGATGGTAAGCACGGGCGCAATGGCATCATGGACGAGCTCTGGGGCCTTTGGCGCAAGAGGAAAATGGACGAGGTCCTAGCGTGGAGTCTGATGAACGTTGTTTCGGCACAAGGGCAGAAGCCAGTCATCAGCGAAGTCGGCTCCCGGCCTATTGAACAAAGTGCTCGAGTCTTCGATGGCAGTGCTGTGCCTCGAACAGTCGGAACGTATATTCCACTGGCGAAACGCGAGCAGATGGAGACTCCAGATGCCGTCAATGCGCGCTACGCGGCGCGGAAAGGCCTAATGGGAAAACCAGCGCGTGATGTAGACGCTGATGAGTAG
- a CDS encoding uncharacterized protein (MEROPS:MER0015112), with protein MDFDLVVTNGILVTASEVLPAGLDIGVKDGKIACIGTNLPRSSKIRIIDAEGAYITPGGVDSHVHLSQKNSPTGDTWETGSRSAIAGGTTTILAFASQPKTEQTLWPTLEDYKSKSTNQVYCDYGFHFILTNPTPEIIRDELPVLVEKEGITSVKLYMTYEAMKLNDREILRILFACKALGMTTMIHAESHDIISMIIEGLERNKNTDTFFHAIARPRIAEDEASYRAISLAELADAPMLLVHMSSDVAVAHVREAQTRLLPIHAETCPHYLFLLSEKIKGEPHDHFSGAKHVCSPPLRHEVKDLEGLWQNIANGTFTTFSSDHAPSKYDHPGGKQLGIVDGVARFSKIPNGLPGVETRMALLFGQTPACQEAATAKLSLPRFVQLTATNPAKLYGLDGVKGSIAPGYDADLVIWHPGKTGATTISQSRLHHDIDYTPFEGIEVGNWPRYTILRGEVVWDQSRGIVGQMGQGQYLKRGRGQVLVGKTGNIPRGMTMNERKYWAA; from the exons ATGGACTTCGATCTAGTGGTAACGAACGGCATTTTGGTCACAGCGAGCGAAGTCCTGCCGGCAGGACTAGACATCGGTGTCAAAGATGGCAAGATCGCATGCATTGGCACGAATTTACCACGATCCTCAAAGATCAGGATCATAGATGCCGAAGGTGCCTACATCACCCCGGGAGGTGTAGACAGCCATGTTCATCTGTCGCAGAAGAATTCGCCGACTGGAGATACTTGGGAGACGGGCTCGCGTTCTGCCATAGCGGGAGGCACTACTACCATCCTCGCTTTTGCGTCTCAACCCAAGACTGAGCAAACACTTTGGCCGACGTTGGAAGACTACAAATCGAAGTCAACGAATCAGGTCTATTGTGATTATGGCTTCCATTTCATTCTCACCAACCCTACGCCTGAGATTATCCGAGATGAGCTGCCGGTATTGGTCGAGAAGGAGGGTATCACATCCGTGAAGCTTTATA TGACCTACGAAGCCATGAAGTTGAATGATCGCGAGATCCTGAGGATATTATTCGCGTGTAAGGCGCTCGGCATGACGACCATGATACATGCAGAATCGCACGATATCATCAGCATGATCATCGAAGGTCTTGAGAGGAACAAGAACACTGACACTTTCTTTCATGCGATCGCTAGGCCCAGAATCGCCGAGGACGAAGCATCGTACCGCGCAATCTCTTTGGCGGAATTGGCCGATGCGCCCATGTTGCTCGTCCATATGAGCAGCGACGTTGCAGTAGCACATGTACGTGAGGCGCAGACTAGACTACTGCCCATCCATGCAGAGACTTGTCCGCACTACCTATTCCTGCTGTCTGAAAAGATAAAGGGCGAGCCACACGACCATTTCTCTGGGGCGAAGCATGTTTGTTCGCCGCCGTTGCGGCATGAAGTCAAGGATCTGGAAGGCTTGTGGCAGAACATCGCCAACGGGACGTTCACCACTTTCTCCTCTGATCACGCTCCGAGCAAGTACGACCATCCTGGCGGAAAGCAACTTGGGATCGTCGACGGCGTGGCCAGATTCTCCAAGATACCAAACGGACTGCCTGGTGTTGAGACTCGAATGGCACTGTTATTTGGCCAGACTCCAGCTTGCCAGGAGGCAGCAACTGCGAAGCTGAGTCTGCCACGATTCGTTCAGCTGACGGCAACCAATCCTGCGAAGCTGTACGGACTTGATGGCGTCAAAGGTAGTATCGCGCCGGGGTATGATGCTGATCTGGTCATTTGGCATCCCGGCAAGACAGGCGCGACCACAATCTCGCAAAGCAGGCTGCATCATGATATTGATTATACACCATTTGAAGGGATCGAGGTCGGAAATTGGCCCAGATATACCATCTTGCGAGGCGAAGTTGTTTGGGATCAGTCGCGAGGCATTGTTGGTCAGATGGGGCAAGGTCAATACCTGaagcgaggaagaggtcAGGTGCTTGTGGGTAAGACTGGCAATATACCGCGGGGCATGACAATGAATGAAAGAAAGTACTGGGCTGCGTAG